The window TGTCGACGAAATCGAGGTCGATGACCTCGGAGATGGTGCGGGGGCCGGCGTCCGCGAGCGCGGCCGGGCCGGCGCCGAGCAGCTTCGGTGCCACGTAGCCGATGACCTTGTCGACCAGGCCGAGGGCGAGGAAGGCGCCGGCGAGGGTCGGTCCGCCCTCCAGTAGCGCGGCCCGGACGCCGCGCTGGTACAGCTCGGCGAGCAGGGCCTCCAGGTCGACCCGGTCGTCCTTGTTGGCGCCGAGCTCCGCGGTGGTCACCACCCAGGTGCGGGCGGCGCCGTCGCGCACGCGGGCATCCGCCGGGGTACGACCGGAGCTGTCCACCACCACCCGCAGCGGCTGCCGGATGGCCAGGCTGCCGTCGCGCAGGTTCCGGGCGGTCAGTCGCGGGTCGTCGGCGATGACCGTGCCGACCCCGGCGATCACCGCGTCCACGGTGCCGCGCAGGGCGTGCACGTCCATCCGGGCGGCCTCGGAGGTGATCCACATGCTGGTGCCGTCGGCGGCGGCGGAGCGCCCGTCGAGGGTCGAGGCGTACTTCCAGATGACGTACGGACGGCCCCGGCGTACGGCGGTCAGCCAGGCGATGTTGCCGGCTTCGACCTCGGCTGACCGTACCCCGATCTCGACCTCGACCCCGGCGTCCCGGAGGGTGTCCGCGCCACCGGAGGCGACCAGGTTCGGATCCGCCACCCCGATCACCACCCGGGCCACCCCGGCCCGGATCAGCGCGCCGGTGCACGGCCCCGTACGGCCGGTGTGGTCGCAGGGTTCGAGGGTGACGACGGCGGTGCCGCCGCGGGCGCGCTCACCGGCCTGGGCCAGCGCGACGATCTCGGCGTGCGGCCCACCGGCGTAGGCGTGGAAGCCCTCGCCGACCAACTCGCCGTCGGCGTCGAGCAGTACGCAGCCGACCACCGGATTGGGGCTGGTGCTGCCCAAGCCGCGGGCGGCCAGCTCGATCGCCCGACGCATCGCCGCATCGGCGGAGACGCTCACCATGTCCTGCGCCCTACTCTCCTCGCTCGTCGGTCAAACGCGCGACGAGTGGGAGGCATTCCGGCACTTGACCGGCGCAGGCGGCGGCGGAGAAACCCGGGGACGGCACAGCCGACCCCGGCAGAGTCCCGGACCGGGGCGCCCGAGGGTGCCGGCCGAGACCTGTCCGTCCCGCGCGCTGTCTCCCATCCGGACTGTCTGAGTGCGGGCAGAGAAGCCCGCGCTCAACCGTCGGCCCCGGGTTCTCACCAGGTCCACCGCTCGACACAGGGTCGATCGGGTCGCGGGCTTACCGTGGCCGAGGCCGCGGATCACCGCCGGTTCGGAATTTCACCGAGTCCCGCCAGCGCGTGGTGGGTACGTTGTGAGTCTTACACGGTTTCGGGCCTCGATCGCCATCTACGCGACCTAGTTCACAGCGCTGATCATCACCACGTCCCGCGCAATCAGGCGGGAATAATCCGGCGTACCCGGATCAGCCCTCGACCCGGCGCCGATCGACCGCCACGTACGAGCCGGGTTGGTGCTTGGCCAGACTCTTCATCTCCGAGGCGGCGGCGATCACCTCGAGCG of the Micromonospora sp. NBC_01796 genome contains:
- the ribD gene encoding bifunctional diaminohydroxyphosphoribosylaminopyrimidine deaminase/5-amino-6-(5-phosphoribosylamino)uracil reductase RibD; amino-acid sequence: MVSVSADAAMRRAIELAARGLGSTSPNPVVGCVLLDADGELVGEGFHAYAGGPHAEIVALAQAGERARGGTAVVTLEPCDHTGRTGPCTGALIRAGVARVVIGVADPNLVASGGADTLRDAGVEVEIGVRSAEVEAGNIAWLTAVRRGRPYVIWKYASTLDGRSAAADGTSMWITSEAARMDVHALRGTVDAVIAGVGTVIADDPRLTARNLRDGSLAIRQPLRVVVDSSGRTPADARVRDGAARTWVVTTAELGANKDDRVDLEALLAELYQRGVRAALLEGGPTLAGAFLALGLVDKVIGYVAPKLLGAGPAALADAGPRTISEVIDLDFVDITQVGPDLRITALPRKREG